A single genomic interval of Saccharothrix saharensis harbors:
- a CDS encoding APC family permease, giving the protein MSKLATAAKRLLVGRPFRSDRLAHTLLPKRIALPVFASDAMSSVAYAPEEIFLVLSVAGLSAYALAPWVGAAVVVVMLTVVASYRQNVHAYPSGGGDYEVATVNLGRRAGLTVASALLVDYILTVAVSISSAAANIGSAIPFVATHKAEFAVAAIVVLTAINLRGIRESGSAFAVPTYAFMVGVLFMIGYGLFRGFFLGDEMRAESAGLELRAEDDHLMGLAFVFLVLRAFSSGSAALTGVEAISNGVPAFRKPKSRNAATTLLLMGLIAVTMLMGLIVLAQLTGVKMAEDPAHQLVDAPPGYEQKTMVAQIAHAVFDGFPAGFFFITTVTALILVLAANTAFNGFPVLGSILAQDRYLPRQLHTRGDRLAFSNGIVFLAGAAIVLVIAFDAEVTKLIQLYIVGVFVSFTMSQTGMVRHWNKLLATETDPIARRRMRRSQAINAFGLALTASVLVVVLITKFTKGAWIAIAAMAALYALMTAIRRHYDRVAEELRQQERQKLLPARNHAMVLVSKLHMPTLRALAYAKATRPDILEAVTVNVDDGDTRRLVREWEKENFKVPLKVIESPYREITKPVLDYVKRVRTDNPRDVVTVFIPEYVVGHWWEQFLHNQSALRLKGRLLFQPGVMVTSVPWQLASSSKVTYKDDVVAPGAIRRGLDNRGQEDGK; this is encoded by the coding sequence GTGTCCAAGCTCGCAACCGCGGCCAAGCGCCTCCTCGTCGGCAGGCCCTTCCGCAGCGATCGCCTAGCCCACACGCTGCTGCCCAAGCGCATCGCGCTGCCGGTGTTCGCCTCCGACGCGATGTCGAGCGTGGCCTACGCGCCCGAGGAGATCTTCCTCGTGCTGTCGGTGGCGGGGCTGTCGGCCTACGCGCTGGCGCCGTGGGTGGGAGCGGCCGTCGTCGTCGTGATGCTCACGGTCGTGGCGAGCTACCGGCAGAACGTGCACGCCTACCCCTCCGGGGGCGGTGACTACGAGGTCGCCACGGTCAACCTGGGGCGCAGAGCGGGCCTGACGGTGGCGAGCGCCCTGCTCGTCGACTACATCCTCACGGTCGCCGTCTCCATCTCGTCGGCGGCGGCGAACATCGGCTCGGCCATCCCGTTCGTCGCCACCCACAAGGCCGAGTTCGCGGTCGCCGCGATCGTCGTCCTCACCGCCATCAACCTGCGGGGCATCCGCGAGTCGGGCAGCGCGTTCGCCGTGCCGACCTACGCGTTCATGGTCGGCGTGCTGTTCATGATCGGCTACGGCCTGTTCCGCGGGTTCTTCCTGGGCGACGAGATGCGCGCCGAGAGCGCCGGGCTGGAGCTGCGCGCCGAGGACGACCACCTGATGGGCCTGGCGTTCGTGTTCCTCGTGCTGCGCGCCTTCTCGTCGGGCAGCGCGGCCCTCACGGGCGTGGAGGCCATCAGCAACGGCGTGCCGGCGTTCCGCAAGCCGAAGTCGCGCAACGCGGCGACCACGCTGCTCCTGATGGGCCTGATCGCGGTCACGATGCTGATGGGCCTGATCGTGCTCGCCCAGCTCACCGGCGTGAAGATGGCCGAGGACCCGGCGCACCAGCTGGTCGACGCGCCGCCGGGCTACGAGCAGAAGACGATGGTCGCCCAGATCGCCCACGCGGTGTTCGACGGCTTCCCGGCCGGGTTCTTCTTCATCACCACCGTCACCGCGCTGATCCTGGTCCTGGCCGCGAACACCGCGTTCAACGGCTTCCCGGTGCTCGGCTCGATCCTCGCCCAGGACCGCTACCTGCCGCGCCAGCTGCACACCCGCGGCGACCGGCTCGCGTTCAGCAACGGCATCGTGTTCCTCGCCGGTGCGGCGATCGTGCTGGTCATCGCGTTCGACGCGGAGGTGACCAAGCTCATCCAGCTCTACATCGTGGGCGTGTTCGTGTCGTTCACGATGAGCCAGACCGGCATGGTCCGGCACTGGAACAAGCTGCTCGCCACCGAGACCGACCCGATCGCGCGCCGCCGCATGCGCCGGTCGCAGGCGATCAACGCGTTCGGCCTGGCGCTCACCGCGTCGGTGCTGGTCGTGGTGCTGATCACGAAGTTCACCAAGGGCGCGTGGATCGCGATCGCCGCGATGGCCGCCCTCTACGCCCTGATGACGGCGATCCGCCGGCACTACGACCGGGTCGCCGAAGAGCTGCGGCAGCAGGAGCGGCAGAAGCTGCTGCCCGCCCGCAACCACGCCATGGTGCTCGTCTCCAAGCTGCACATGCCGACCCTGCGCGCCCTGGCGTACGCCAAGGCGACCCGGCCCGACATCCTGGAGGCGGTCACCGTCAACGTGGACGACGGCGACACCCGCCGCCTCGTGCGGGAGTGGGAGAAGGAGAACTTCAAGGTGCCGCTGAAGGTGATCGAGTCGCCCTACCGCGAGATCACCAAACCCGTCCTGGACTACGTCAAGCGCGTCCGCACGGACAACCCCCGCGACGTGGTCACGGTGTTCATCCCGGAGTACGTCGTCGGCCACTGGTGGGAGCAGTTCCTGCACAACCAGAGCGCGCTGCGGCTCAAGGGCAGGCTGCTGTTCCAGCCGGGCGTGATGGTGACCAGCGTGCCCTGGCAGCTGGCCTCATCCTCGAAGGTGACCTACAAGGACGACGTGGTCGCGCCCGGCGCGATCCGCCGCGGTCTCGACAACCGCGGCCAGGAGGACGGCAAGTGA
- a CDS encoding sensor histidine kinase, which produces MNSELARRRGPGLRTRLTLLATGLVAFVSGLLLLLGWLLVGRVIASSPRFADGSTVIVDGREVDAGALMDLLGEQARDDVLRSGSIAFLCVVAAAALLAWTITGRVLQPVHDVTDAARRLSAESLGERLRLDGPRDEVAELADTFDEMLDRLQAAFESQRRFVANASHELRTPLAVIRTELDVTLADPDADVAELRRMAGVVRAATERAEQLVSALLLLARTDGLGLAVREPVDLNAVVESAWRAARPEAEERQLRVSFLTAPAPAVGDPALLERIAGNLLENAVRHNVPGGWIEVRTEGGPEWTSLRVSSSGQLIAPDRVEELFEPFRRGGTDRTARTGTGLGLSIVRAAVAAHEGQVHATAVPGGGLSVAVHLPSAPHGKLV; this is translated from the coding sequence CTGAACTCTGAGCTGGCCCGCAGGCGCGGACCCGGGCTGCGGACGCGGCTCACCCTCCTCGCGACCGGCCTGGTCGCGTTCGTGAGCGGTCTGCTGCTCCTGCTCGGCTGGCTGCTCGTCGGTCGGGTCATCGCCTCCTCGCCCCGCTTCGCCGACGGCAGCACCGTCATCGTGGACGGCCGCGAGGTGGACGCCGGCGCGTTGATGGACCTGCTCGGCGAACAGGCACGGGACGACGTGCTCCGCTCCGGCTCCATCGCGTTCCTCTGCGTGGTGGCCGCGGCGGCGCTGCTCGCGTGGACCATCACCGGCCGGGTCCTCCAGCCCGTGCACGACGTGACCGACGCGGCCCGCCGGCTCTCCGCCGAGTCCCTCGGCGAACGGCTGCGCCTGGACGGTCCTCGGGACGAGGTCGCCGAGCTGGCCGACACGTTCGACGAGATGCTCGACCGACTCCAGGCCGCGTTCGAGTCGCAGCGGCGGTTCGTCGCGAACGCATCCCACGAACTGCGCACCCCCCTGGCCGTGATCCGGACCGAGCTGGACGTCACGCTGGCCGACCCCGATGCCGACGTGGCCGAGCTGCGTCGCATGGCCGGCGTCGTGCGGGCCGCGACGGAACGGGCCGAGCAGCTGGTCAGCGCTCTGCTCCTGCTCGCCCGCACCGATGGGCTCGGGTTGGCCGTGCGGGAGCCGGTCGACCTGAACGCCGTGGTGGAGTCGGCCTGGCGGGCGGCCCGGCCCGAAGCGGAGGAGCGCCAGCTCCGGGTCTCGTTCCTGACCGCGCCCGCGCCCGCCGTGGGCGACCCCGCCTTGTTGGAGCGGATCGCGGGGAACCTGCTGGAGAACGCCGTGCGGCACAACGTGCCCGGTGGGTGGATCGAGGTGCGCACCGAGGGCGGCCCGGAGTGGACGTCGCTGCGGGTGTCGTCGTCCGGGCAGCTCATCGCTCCCGACCGGGTGGAGGAGCTGTTCGAGCCGTTCCGCCGGGGTGGCACCGACCGGACCGCGCGCACGGGGACGGGGCTCGGGTTGTCCATCGTCCGGGCCGCCGTCGCAGCTCACGAGGGTCAGGTGCACGCCACGGCCGTGCCCGGCGGCGGGCTCTCGGTGGCCGTGCACCTGCCGTCCGCGCCGCACGGAAAACTCGTCTGA
- a CDS encoding NAD(P)H-binding protein, whose translation MTILVLGATGKTGRRVTSALDALGVDHRAVSRRTDVRFDWADQSTWAAALEGATAVYLVPLAMNLDDAEVAAFVPRAVEAGVRRIVLLSARGIPEDDGRERAVRESGVDWTILRPTWFSQNFSEDYFLPEVLSGEVTLPGSGDGAHPFIDAQDIADVAVAALTQEGHAGVAYELSGPEALPFGEALARIGDVSGRKIRINDVPAADYTAMMVQGGIEPAYAEILTMALTAIRAGHDAALSDGVPSVLGHEGRLFDDYVKAASAAWS comes from the coding sequence ATGACAATCCTGGTTCTCGGAGCCACCGGCAAGACCGGTCGCCGCGTCACTTCCGCTCTCGACGCCCTCGGCGTCGACCACCGTGCCGTGTCCCGCCGCACGGACGTCCGCTTCGACTGGGCCGACCAGTCCACTTGGGCCGCCGCGCTCGAAGGCGCCACCGCGGTGTACCTCGTGCCGCTCGCGATGAACCTGGACGACGCCGAGGTGGCGGCGTTCGTGCCGCGGGCCGTCGAGGCGGGCGTGCGGCGCATCGTCCTGCTGTCGGCGCGTGGCATCCCGGAGGACGACGGCCGGGAGCGCGCCGTGCGGGAGTCCGGTGTGGACTGGACGATCCTGCGGCCGACGTGGTTCTCGCAGAACTTCAGCGAGGACTACTTCCTCCCGGAGGTCCTGTCCGGCGAGGTCACCCTCCCCGGCAGCGGTGACGGCGCGCACCCGTTCATCGACGCACAGGACATCGCCGACGTGGCGGTGGCGGCGTTGACCCAGGAGGGGCACGCGGGCGTCGCTTACGAGCTCTCGGGCCCGGAGGCGTTGCCGTTCGGCGAGGCGCTGGCTCGGATCGGCGACGTGTCGGGCCGCAAGATCCGCATCAACGACGTTCCCGCGGCCGACTACACCGCGATGATGGTGCAGGGCGGCATCGAGCCCGCCTACGCCGAGATCCTGACGATGGCCCTGACCGCGATCCGCGCCGGCCACGACGCGGCGCTGTCCGATGGCGTGCCGTCCGTGCTCGGGCACGAGGGGCGGCTCTTCGACGACTACGTCAAGGCAGCGTCCGCCGCCTGGTCCTAG
- a CDS encoding AraC family transcriptional regulator, whose product MATAEALTDLLRGVRAQRADICRSFASPPWSLAYTMTTPFTLVMAVRGETWLLAEDGSRVLLRPGSVGLIRGSLRFVLADDPATQPQVEVGAPDCERWRVGTRTYGLDAEGETLVVTAGYSVDGGAATRLLNSLPAAVVVPCDDEHCPTLDVLAAEVAKDQAGQDIVLERLLELLLVYALREWFDRPEANTPAWYRALGDDVVGPALRAIHDEPERAWTVADLAARAGVSRAAMARRFTALVGVPPLTYLTQWRMDVAADMLRQPDATVGSVARAVGYADGFTFSTAFKRVRGVRPSDHRVVAVRA is encoded by the coding sequence GTGGCCACCGCGGAAGCTCTCACCGACCTGCTGCGCGGCGTGCGCGCGCAACGTGCCGACATCTGCCGCTCGTTCGCGTCGCCGCCGTGGTCGTTGGCGTACACGATGACGACGCCCTTCACGCTCGTGATGGCGGTGCGGGGCGAGACGTGGCTGCTGGCCGAGGACGGTTCCCGGGTCCTGCTCAGACCGGGTTCGGTCGGGCTGATCCGCGGATCGTTGCGGTTCGTGCTGGCGGACGACCCGGCCACGCAACCGCAGGTCGAGGTGGGCGCGCCGGACTGCGAGCGGTGGCGGGTGGGGACCCGGACGTACGGGCTCGACGCCGAGGGGGAGACGCTGGTGGTCACCGCCGGCTACTCCGTCGACGGCGGCGCGGCGACGCGGTTGCTCAACTCGTTGCCCGCGGCGGTGGTGGTGCCGTGCGACGACGAGCACTGCCCGACGTTGGACGTCCTGGCCGCGGAGGTGGCGAAGGACCAGGCCGGTCAGGACATCGTGCTGGAACGGCTCCTGGAGCTGCTGCTGGTGTACGCGTTGCGCGAGTGGTTCGACCGGCCCGAGGCGAACACTCCCGCGTGGTACCGGGCGTTGGGTGACGACGTCGTGGGACCGGCTCTGCGGGCGATCCACGACGAGCCGGAGCGCGCGTGGACGGTCGCGGACCTCGCAGCGCGCGCTGGGGTGTCACGGGCGGCGATGGCACGGCGGTTCACCGCGTTGGTCGGCGTGCCGCCGCTGACCTACCTGACCCAGTGGCGCATGGACGTCGCCGCGGACATGCTGCGGCAGCCGGACGCCACGGTCGGGTCCGTGGCCCGGGCGGTGGGGTATGCGGACGGGTTCACGTTCAGCACGGCGTTCAAACGGGTGCGCGGGGTGCGTCCCAGTGACCACCGTGTGGTAGCTGTGCGGGCATGA
- a CDS encoding potassium channel family protein yields the protein MRIAIAGAGAVGRSIAAELVSDGHQVMLIERDRAHFEPHTVEQAEWVQADACELSSLEDAGMQLCDVVIAATGDDKVNLVVSLLAKTEFAVRRVVARVNDPANEWLFTESWGVDVAVSTPRILSALVEEAVTVGDVVRLMTLRQGQANLVEITLPGDTPLAGSPVNGLALPRDAALVTILRGGRVIVPTPDDTLEGGDELLFVAAADVEREIRSALGY from the coding sequence GTGCGTATCGCGATTGCGGGTGCCGGCGCGGTGGGTCGTTCCATCGCGGCCGAGCTGGTGTCCGACGGGCACCAGGTGATGCTGATCGAGCGTGACCGGGCGCACTTCGAGCCGCACACCGTGGAGCAGGCGGAGTGGGTGCAGGCCGACGCGTGCGAGCTGTCGTCGTTGGAAGACGCCGGGATGCAGCTGTGCGACGTCGTCATCGCCGCGACCGGTGACGACAAGGTCAACCTGGTGGTGTCGTTGCTGGCCAAGACCGAGTTCGCGGTGCGGCGCGTCGTGGCGCGGGTGAACGACCCGGCCAACGAGTGGCTGTTCACCGAGTCGTGGGGCGTCGACGTGGCGGTCTCGACGCCGCGCATCCTGTCCGCGCTGGTCGAGGAGGCCGTGACGGTCGGCGACGTGGTGCGGCTGATGACGTTGCGCCAGGGCCAGGCCAACCTCGTGGAGATCACACTGCCGGGTGACACTCCGCTGGCGGGGTCGCCGGTGAACGGTCTGGCCCTGCCCCGGGACGCGGCCCTGGTGACCATCCTGCGCGGGGGGCGGGTGATCGTGCCGACGCCCGACGACACGCTGGAGGGCGGGGACGAGCTGCTGTTCGTGGCGGCGGCGGACGTGGAGCGGGAGATCCGCTCGGCGCTGGGGTACTGA
- a CDS encoding class I SAM-dependent RNA methyltransferase, which produces MTATWKQRLIEVEVGAVAHGGHCVARHEGRVVFVRHALPGERVVVRITEDTGGSFCRGDAVEVLEASPDRVQAPCRFAGPGLCGGCDWQHASWQAQRELKAAVVSEQLHRLAKLDWEVIVEDLPGGPEDWRTRMRMAVGPDGRPGFRAHRSHEVIPVDHCVIAVPDALDDVVDRTWPPKSELVVTRDAGGRTHLTEIGPPVVRRGRPVPGPSRLRQGSGTATELAAGRTWNLRSDGFWQVHPAAADTFAKVVGDWADCRPGDRAWDLYGGVGLFASVLADQVGPDGSVAVVESSHGAVADGRLNLSDHPQISWHAGRTEAVLDTPDFTDLPPDVVVLDPPRKGAGRQVVTAIARSRPARVVYVACDPAALARDIASFAQHGYELAQLRAFDAFPMTHHVECIALLEPAR; this is translated from the coding sequence GTGACGGCGACCTGGAAGCAGCGGCTGATCGAGGTCGAGGTCGGCGCGGTCGCCCACGGCGGGCACTGCGTGGCCCGGCACGAGGGCCGCGTCGTGTTCGTCCGGCACGCGCTGCCCGGCGAACGGGTGGTCGTGCGGATCACCGAGGACACCGGCGGCTCGTTCTGCCGCGGCGACGCCGTCGAGGTGCTGGAGGCGTCACCGGACCGCGTGCAGGCGCCGTGCCGGTTCGCCGGTCCCGGCCTGTGCGGCGGCTGCGACTGGCAGCACGCCTCCTGGCAGGCCCAGCGCGAGCTGAAGGCCGCCGTGGTCAGCGAGCAGCTGCACCGCCTGGCCAAGCTCGACTGGGAGGTCATCGTCGAGGACCTGCCCGGCGGCCCGGAGGACTGGCGCACCCGGATGCGCATGGCCGTCGGCCCGGACGGCCGCCCCGGCTTCCGCGCCCACCGCAGCCACGAGGTCATCCCCGTGGACCACTGCGTGATCGCCGTCCCCGACGCCCTCGACGACGTGGTCGACCGCACCTGGCCGCCCAAGTCCGAGCTGGTCGTCACCCGTGACGCGGGCGGCCGGACCCACCTCACCGAGATCGGGCCGCCGGTCGTGCGCCGGGGCCGCCCCGTCCCCGGCCCGTCCCGCCTGCGGCAAGGCAGCGGCACGGCCACCGAACTGGCCGCGGGCCGCACCTGGAACCTGCGCTCGGACGGCTTCTGGCAGGTCCACCCGGCCGCCGCGGACACGTTCGCCAAGGTCGTCGGCGACTGGGCCGACTGCCGCCCCGGCGACCGCGCCTGGGACCTCTACGGCGGCGTCGGCCTGTTCGCCTCCGTGCTCGCCGACCAGGTCGGCCCGGACGGCTCGGTCGCCGTGGTCGAGTCGTCGCACGGCGCCGTCGCCGACGGCAGGCTCAACCTCTCCGACCACCCGCAGATCAGCTGGCACGCGGGCCGCACCGAAGCCGTCCTCGACACCCCCGACTTCACCGACCTGCCGCCCGACGTCGTCGTCCTCGACCCGCCCCGCAAGGGCGCGGGCCGCCAAGTCGTGACCGCGATCGCCCGCAGCCGCCCCGCTCGTGTGGTCTACGTCGCGTGCGACCCGGCCGCCCTGGCCCGCGACATCGCCTCGTTCGCCCAGCACGGCTACGAGTTGGCGCAGCTCAGGGCATTCGACGCGTTCCCGATGACCCACCACGTCGAGTGCATCGCCCTCCTGGAGCCCGCTCGCTGA
- a CDS encoding nucleotide pyrophosphohydrolase → MNAPDESRRGLVDLRDALRRFAAARNWDEYHTPKNLVMALSGEVGELTDLFQWLTPEQAAHAMEDPELAWNVRDELADVVHYLVRLADKLDVDLIEAAFAKIERNERRFPTGDLKPVE, encoded by the coding sequence ATGAACGCACCCGATGAGAGCCGCAGGGGCCTGGTGGACCTGCGGGACGCGCTGCGCCGCTTCGCCGCGGCGCGGAACTGGGACGAGTACCACACCCCGAAGAACCTCGTGATGGCGTTGTCCGGGGAGGTCGGGGAGCTGACCGACCTGTTCCAGTGGCTCACGCCCGAGCAGGCCGCGCACGCGATGGAAGACCCGGAACTCGCGTGGAACGTGCGTGACGAGCTGGCCGATGTGGTGCACTACCTCGTGCGGTTGGCCGACAAGCTGGACGTGGACCTGATCGAGGCGGCGTTCGCGAAGATCGAGCGCAACGAGCGGCGGTTTCCGACCGGTGATCTGAAGCCGGTCGAGTGA
- a CDS encoding response regulator transcription factor, whose product MRILVVEDEVPLADAIARGLRRAGMAVDVAYDGETGHEKSTVTRYDVVVLDRDLPGMSGDELCKEILSSGALTRVMMLTASAGVDDRVAGLSLGADDYLAKPFAFPELVARVRALARRATPATPPLLTARDVELDPARRTVRRAGQPIELTRKEFGVLEVLLAAKGSVVSSEELLERVWDENADPFTTTVRVTVMTLRKKLGEPGIIDTVVGSGYRVPTAGSAEL is encoded by the coding sequence GTGCGGATCCTGGTAGTCGAGGACGAGGTGCCGCTGGCCGACGCGATCGCGCGCGGCCTGCGGCGCGCAGGTATGGCTGTAGATGTCGCCTACGACGGCGAGACCGGCCACGAGAAGTCGACCGTGACGAGGTACGACGTGGTCGTGCTCGACCGCGACCTGCCCGGCATGTCCGGCGACGAGCTGTGCAAGGAGATCCTCAGCTCGGGTGCCCTGACCAGGGTCATGATGCTCACCGCGAGCGCCGGCGTGGACGACCGCGTCGCGGGTCTGTCCCTCGGTGCCGACGACTACCTGGCCAAGCCGTTCGCGTTCCCCGAGCTGGTCGCCCGCGTCCGCGCCCTGGCCCGCCGCGCCACCCCGGCGACCCCGCCGCTGCTCACCGCCCGTGACGTCGAGCTCGACCCGGCCCGGCGCACGGTGCGCCGCGCCGGCCAGCCGATCGAGCTGACCCGCAAGGAGTTCGGCGTCCTGGAGGTGCTGCTGGCGGCCAAGGGCTCGGTCGTCTCCAGCGAGGAGCTGCTGGAACGCGTGTGGGACGAGAACGCCGACCCGTTCACCACGACCGTTCGCGTCACCGTGATGACGCTGCGCAAGAAGCTCGGCGAACCCGGCATCATCGACACGGTGGTCGGCTCCGGCTACCGCGTGCCCACGGCAGGTTCCGCTGAACTCTGA
- the dxs gene encoding 1-deoxy-D-xylulose-5-phosphate synthase, protein MTLLESVHGPADLKRLGPDELVVLAEEIRRFLVDKVARTGGHLGPNLGVVELTMAVHRVFDSPHDSVVFDTGHQSYVHKILTGRRENFDTLRQKGGLSGYPSRSESEHDVEENSHASTALSYADGLAKAYQLTGQRRHVVAVVGDGALTGGMCWEALNNIASGTDRPVVIVVNDNGRSYSPTIGGLADHLSSLRLQPGYERALERGKNALQGTPFVGKPLYAALHAAKRGIKDALSPQAMFEDLGLKYIGPVDGHDHLALESALRRAKSFGGPVIVHTVTRKGNGFAPAENHEADQMHATGVIDPITGENIGPSKRTWTHVFADELATLGGERPDLVAITAAMRGPTGLDKFAGLYPDRCFDVGIAEQHAMTSAAGLAMGGLHPVVAIYATFLNRAFDQLLLDVAMHKQGVTVVLDRAGITGPDGASHHGMWDLSICGVIPGIHVAAPRDAASLREELREAVRIPDAPSVIRYPKASVGPDLPALERNGTVDVLHRSGSDVLLVTVGAFAELGLAAAQRLADQGIGVTVVDPRWVFPVSSDLVTMAADHRLVVTVEDNGRHGGFGWTLAAALRDASVDTPLRDLGIPQTFHEHGERPEVLADIGLTAQDVSRRITEWIAAAEPAEMGATVEK, encoded by the coding sequence GTGACGCTGCTGGAATCCGTGCACGGACCGGCGGATCTGAAACGGTTGGGGCCCGACGAGCTGGTCGTGCTCGCCGAGGAGATCAGGCGTTTCCTGGTCGACAAGGTCGCCCGGACCGGCGGGCACCTCGGGCCCAACCTCGGTGTCGTCGAGCTGACCATGGCGGTGCACCGGGTCTTCGACTCGCCGCACGACTCGGTCGTGTTCGACACCGGGCACCAGAGCTACGTGCACAAGATCCTCACGGGCCGCCGCGAGAACTTCGACACGCTGCGCCAGAAGGGCGGCCTGTCCGGCTACCCCTCCCGCTCGGAGAGCGAGCACGACGTCGAGGAGAACAGCCACGCCTCGACCGCCCTGTCCTACGCCGACGGCCTGGCCAAGGCCTACCAGCTCACCGGCCAGCGCCGGCACGTCGTCGCGGTCGTCGGCGACGGCGCCCTCACCGGCGGCATGTGCTGGGAAGCGCTCAACAACATCGCCTCCGGCACCGACCGCCCCGTCGTCATCGTCGTCAACGACAACGGCCGCTCCTACTCGCCGACCATCGGCGGCCTGGCCGACCACCTCTCCTCGCTGCGCCTGCAGCCCGGCTACGAGCGCGCCCTCGAACGCGGCAAGAACGCCCTCCAGGGCACCCCGTTCGTCGGCAAGCCCCTCTACGCGGCCCTGCACGCGGCCAAGCGCGGCATCAAGGACGCCCTCAGCCCGCAGGCCATGTTCGAGGACCTCGGCCTGAAGTACATCGGCCCCGTCGACGGCCACGACCACCTCGCCCTCGAATCCGCCCTGCGCCGCGCCAAGTCGTTCGGCGGCCCGGTGATCGTGCACACCGTCACCCGCAAGGGCAACGGCTTCGCGCCCGCCGAGAACCATGAAGCCGACCAGATGCACGCCACCGGCGTCATCGACCCGATCACCGGCGAGAACATCGGCCCGTCCAAGCGCACCTGGACCCACGTCTTCGCCGACGAGCTGGCCACCCTCGGCGGTGAGCGCCCCGACCTGGTCGCCATCACCGCCGCCATGCGCGGCCCGACCGGCCTGGACAAGTTCGCCGGCCTCTACCCGGACCGCTGCTTCGACGTCGGCATCGCCGAACAGCACGCCATGACCTCCGCCGCCGGCCTCGCCATGGGCGGCCTGCACCCGGTCGTCGCGATCTACGCCACCTTCCTCAACCGCGCGTTCGACCAGCTCCTGCTGGACGTCGCCATGCACAAGCAGGGCGTCACCGTCGTCCTGGACCGCGCGGGCATCACCGGCCCGGACGGCGCCTCCCACCACGGCATGTGGGACCTGTCCATCTGCGGCGTCATCCCCGGCATCCACGTGGCCGCCCCCCGCGACGCCGCCTCGCTGCGCGAAGAGCTCCGCGAGGCCGTCCGCATCCCCGACGCCCCCTCCGTCATCCGCTACCCGAAGGCCTCGGTCGGTCCCGACCTGCCCGCCCTCGAACGCAACGGCACGGTCGACGTCCTGCACCGCTCGGGCTCCGACGTCCTCCTCGTCACCGTCGGCGCCTTCGCGGAACTGGGCCTCGCCGCCGCCCAACGCCTCGCCGACCAGGGCATCGGCGTCACCGTCGTCGACCCCCGCTGGGTCTTCCCGGTGTCCTCGGACCTGGTCACCATGGCCGCCGACCACCGCCTCGTCGTCACCGTCGAGGACAACGGCCGGCACGGCGGCTTCGGCTGGACCTTGGCCGCCGCCCTCCGCGACGCCTCCGTCGACACCCCGCTCCGCGACCTGGGCATCCCCCAGACCTTCCACGAGCACGGCGAACGCCCCGAGGTCCTCGCCGACATCGGCCTGACCGCCCAGGACGTCTCCCGCCGCATCACCGAGTGGATCGCGGCCGCCGAACCCGCGGAGATGGGCGCGACGGTCGAGAAGTAA
- a CDS encoding potassium channel family protein: MRLGSSVWARRSLRKGLPTRRRLAAVASLDTGRKRKGSPPLVGVIVGRFSVGVVQEAFVHVVIMGCGRVGSSLAKALERLDHQVSVIDKDGQAFRRLGHDFHGQQVVGNGFDQRVLIEAGIERAGAFAAVSSGDNSNIISARVARETFGVEAVVARIYDEKRAAVYERLGIPTVATVPWSTDRFLRMLLPEGTATAWRDPSGTVAVLPLELHEDWVGRTVRDLQEATGCRVAFVMRFGTGVLPDSKTVLQADDQVYVAALSGTVTDVAAAAAHAPEES; encoded by the coding sequence ATGCGCTTGGGCAGCAGCGTGTGGGCTAGGCGATCGCTGCGGAAGGGCCTGCCGACGAGGAGGCGCTTGGCCGCGGTTGCGAGCTTGGACACGGGTCGAAAGCGTAAGGGGTCTCCTCCCCTGGTCGGAGTAATCGTGGGTAGGTTCTCCGTAGGCGTCGTTCAGGAGGCTTTCGTGCACGTGGTGATCATGGGCTGCGGCCGGGTGGGCTCGTCCCTGGCCAAGGCGCTGGAGCGCCTGGACCACCAGGTCTCGGTGATCGACAAGGACGGGCAGGCGTTCCGCCGGCTCGGCCACGACTTCCACGGCCAGCAGGTCGTCGGCAACGGCTTCGACCAGCGGGTGCTGATCGAGGCGGGCATCGAGCGCGCGGGCGCGTTCGCGGCCGTGAGCAGCGGCGACAACTCCAACATCATCTCGGCGCGGGTGGCGCGGGAGACGTTCGGGGTGGAGGCGGTGGTCGCGCGGATCTACGACGAGAAGCGCGCCGCGGTGTACGAGCGGCTGGGCATCCCGACCGTCGCCACCGTGCCGTGGTCCACCGACCGCTTCCTGCGGATGCTGCTGCCCGAGGGCACCGCCACGGCGTGGCGCGACCCGTCCGGCACGGTCGCCGTGCTGCCCCTGGAGCTGCACGAGGACTGGGTCGGGCGCACCGTGCGCGACCTGCAGGAGGCGACCGGCTGCCGGGTGGCGTTCGTGATGCGGTTCGGGACGGGCGTGCTGCCCGACTCGAAGACCGTGCTGCAAGCCGACGACCAGGTGTACGTGGCCGCCCTGTCCGGCACCGTGACCGACGTGGCCGCCGCGGCGGCTCACGCGCCCGAGGAGAGCTGA